The following are from one region of the Sphingomonas sp. J315 genome:
- the fliG gene encoding flagellar motor switch protein FliG encodes MNAPRRFTGVERAAVLMMVVGDEEAAAILQKLDPDEVRQLGSAMMAVADVSEWEMAQVLDDFTGRAQERSAIQFDPRPKLETVVTKALGPERAGTVLASILPPEPAESISALAWMDATEIAGMLEDEHPQIAAVLLAHLDPAVAAQVLEMLPEAIQPQVLRRVARLGPVTPDAIATLTQLLERHAGQPKRVVGLQMGGTREAAKIMSSARKITEQKVMPKLAKIDREIARAIEEAMFVFDNLLELDDKNMGTLLRNIDSDVLVRSLKGVDEAARTRFLSCMSSRAADTIRDEMEARGPMKMAEVLDAQKAMIAIARQLVKDGTITMPGGGGDDDYV; translated from the coding sequence ATGAACGCCCCCCGCCGCTTCACCGGCGTCGAACGTGCCGCCGTTCTGATGATGGTCGTCGGCGACGAAGAGGCTGCCGCGATCCTGCAGAAACTCGATCCCGACGAGGTGCGTCAGCTCGGTTCGGCGATGATGGCCGTTGCGGACGTCAGCGAATGGGAAATGGCGCAGGTCCTGGACGACTTCACCGGCCGTGCGCAGGAGCGCAGCGCGATCCAGTTCGATCCGCGCCCCAAGCTCGAAACGGTGGTCACCAAGGCGCTGGGGCCGGAACGCGCGGGGACGGTGCTCGCCAGCATCCTGCCGCCTGAGCCCGCCGAATCGATCAGCGCGCTCGCCTGGATGGACGCGACCGAGATCGCCGGGATGCTGGAAGACGAGCATCCGCAGATCGCCGCCGTGCTGCTTGCGCATCTCGATCCGGCGGTCGCCGCGCAGGTGCTCGAGATGTTGCCCGAGGCGATCCAGCCGCAGGTGCTGCGCCGCGTCGCGCGGCTGGGTCCGGTCACGCCCGACGCCATTGCGACGCTGACCCAGTTGCTCGAACGTCATGCGGGGCAGCCCAAACGGGTTGTCGGTCTGCAGATGGGCGGTACGCGCGAGGCGGCGAAGATCATGTCGTCGGCGCGCAAGATCACCGAACAGAAGGTGATGCCCAAGCTCGCCAAGATCGACCGTGAGATTGCCCGCGCGATCGAGGAGGCGATGTTCGTCTTCGACAATCTGCTCGAACTCGACGACAAGAATATGGGCACGCTGCTGCGCAACATCGACAGCGACGTGCTGGTCCGCAGCCTCAAGGGCGTGGACGAGGCAGCGCGCACCCGATTCCTGTCCTGCATGTCGAGCCGCGCGGCCGACACGATCCGCGACGAGATGGAAGCACGCGGCCCGATGAAGATGGCCGAAGTGCTCGACGCGCAAAAGGCGATGATCGCCATCGCGCGTCAGCTGGTAAAGGACGGCACGATCACGATGCCGGGCGGCGGCGGGGATGACGATTATGTCTAA
- the fliF gene encoding flagellar basal-body MS-ring/collar protein FliF, translating to MSNAIATADAAPANAGMANPMKQLGGILSQPAVKRSLPLIFMLGLIAAAALAWISLSTPPQRVLFANLPESDKAAVAQALDAASIANGIDGSGSITVGEDDYHKARMLLAGQDLPKAAPGGYALLDNLPMGASRAVEGERLRQARETELARSIGAIDTVAEARVHLATPEASVFVRDKAEPSASVIVKLQPGRALSDAQVRSIVNLVASSVPGMKPDSVTIVDQMGALLSKSGQESSAGDARIDFQNRVEDKVRQQLVQLLTPLLGAGNFSAEVQAEVDLDESQATRESYDKEGTVVRAEQGNWTGAPRDAAAAPGGIPGALSNVPPPPSTVATPTPDAPAQPGQLATPVAAPGMKQSDSFTRSYSNGREVSVTRNMPGSIKRLSVAVLLREEPGKPRGQVEIRQIDELVKATVGYKADRQDQVTVVSRKFSTNAAAEAEGIPFYETTWFAMIARNVTALVIALLVLLLGVRPLARSLMRRRDDARGSGVPMGAADGVQLPTPVSPQMLSGSGLSLGDRVGLVRDFTRDNPARAALAVRDMIRTEGQ from the coding sequence ATGAGCAACGCCATCGCCACCGCCGACGCCGCCCCCGCCAATGCCGGGATGGCAAATCCGATGAAGCAGCTGGGCGGCATCCTGTCCCAGCCAGCGGTCAAGCGCAGCCTTCCGCTGATCTTCATGCTCGGGCTGATCGCCGCTGCGGCGCTCGCCTGGATAAGCCTGTCGACCCCGCCGCAGCGTGTGCTGTTCGCCAACCTGCCCGAAAGCGACAAGGCGGCGGTGGCGCAGGCGCTCGACGCCGCCAGCATCGCGAACGGCATCGACGGGTCGGGGTCGATCACTGTCGGTGAGGACGATTATCACAAGGCGCGGATGCTGCTGGCCGGTCAGGATTTGCCCAAGGCGGCACCCGGCGGCTATGCCTTGCTCGACAATTTGCCCATGGGCGCGAGCCGCGCGGTCGAGGGTGAACGGCTGCGCCAGGCGCGCGAGACCGAACTCGCCCGCTCGATCGGCGCGATCGACACGGTGGCTGAGGCGCGGGTGCATCTCGCCACCCCCGAAGCCAGTGTGTTCGTCCGCGACAAGGCGGAACCCAGTGCATCGGTGATCGTCAAGCTTCAGCCGGGCCGCGCCCTCAGCGACGCGCAGGTCCGCTCGATCGTCAACCTCGTCGCCTCGTCGGTGCCGGGGATGAAGCCCGATTCGGTGACCATCGTCGACCAGATGGGCGCGTTGCTCAGCAAGTCCGGCCAGGAATCGAGCGCCGGCGACGCGCGCATCGATTTCCAGAACCGGGTCGAGGACAAGGTGCGCCAGCAGCTGGTTCAGTTGCTCACCCCCTTGCTCGGTGCGGGCAATTTCAGCGCCGAGGTGCAGGCCGAAGTCGATCTGGACGAAAGCCAGGCGACCCGCGAAAGCTATGACAAGGAAGGCACCGTCGTCCGCGCCGAACAGGGCAACTGGACCGGCGCGCCGCGCGATGCGGCGGCTGCCCCCGGTGGCATCCCCGGCGCGCTGTCCAACGTCCCGCCGCCGCCCAGCACGGTCGCTACGCCGACCCCCGATGCTCCGGCCCAGCCCGGCCAGCTCGCGACACCCGTCGCCGCGCCGGGCATGAAGCAGAGCGACAGCTTCACCCGCAGCTACAGCAACGGGCGTGAGGTATCGGTGACGCGCAACATGCCGGGCAGCATCAAGCGGCTGTCGGTCGCCGTGCTGCTGCGCGAAGAGCCGGGCAAGCCCCGCGGTCAGGTCGAGATTCGCCAGATCGATGAGCTGGTCAAGGCGACGGTCGGCTATAAGGCGGATCGCCAGGACCAGGTCACGGTGGTCAGCCGCAAGTTCAGCACCAACGCCGCCGCCGAGGCGGAGGGCATTCCCTTCTACGAAACCACATGGTTCGCGATGATCGCGCGCAACGTTACCGCTCTGGTGATCGCGCTGCTCGTCCTTCTGCTCGGCGTCCGCCCGCTCGCCCGCTCGCTGATGCGCCGCCGCGACGATGCGCGCGGCTCGGGCGTGCCGATGGGTGCCGCTGACGGCGTGCAGCTGCCGACGCCGGTCAGCCCGCAGATGCTGTCCGGATCGGGCCTGTCGCTCGGCGACCGCGTGGGACTCGTGCGTGACTTCACCCGCGACAATCCTGCCCGCGCCGCACTGGCGGTGCGCGACATGATCCGCACGGAGGGTCAGTGA
- the fliE gene encoding flagellar hook-basal body complex protein FliE, whose amino-acid sequence MSVGGIGGAGGVDRVMQLRAQILERNEALQRATSGAAAPVGTPGVQPAGPSSFIDTMEQAVGKVNGAQNRASELSAAYERGETVDIAKVMLARQEASVGFEATLQVRNKLLTAYRDIMSMPV is encoded by the coding sequence ATGAGCGTCGGCGGAATTGGCGGCGCCGGGGGCGTCGACCGGGTGATGCAACTGCGCGCCCAGATCCTCGAACGCAACGAGGCGCTTCAGCGCGCGACCAGCGGTGCTGCCGCCCCGGTCGGTACGCCGGGCGTCCAGCCTGCTGGGCCGTCGAGCTTCATCGACACGATGGAGCAGGCGGTCGGCAAGGTGAATGGCGCGCAGAACCGCGCCAGCGAGCTTTCCGCCGCCTATGAGCGCGGCGAAACGGTCGACATCGCCAAGGTGATGCTCGCCCGCCAGGAGGCGTCGGTCGGGTTCGAAGCGACGCTTCAGGTCAGGAACAAGCTGCTGACCGCCTATCGTGACATCATGAGCATGCCGGTCTGA
- a CDS encoding sigma-54 interaction domain-containing protein, whose protein sequence is MQTIFPSAAVLRQNYALVSALRSQGFTIGAADKVKPMPGDLFMIVEGEAPPVSARTLVLADGPVAAIPFHDGNPARLSYGADDTAVATGFASAMLRGAHAPVAADPESLALYALAERVAAADITVLINGPTGTGKEVLAKAIHMGSTRRDGPFIAVNCAALPETMLEALLFGHQKGAFTGANAAGEGFFRAANGGTLLLDEVAEMPLALQAKLLRALQEREVVPIGATAAEKIDVRVIACANRDLQTEVMEGRFRADLYYRLSVFPLSTKPLAERPGDVAALAAAMVLRHAGPRGQLPWVTREALAVLQAHDWPGNVRELENVIQRALLLCMGDAITPDHLIFDRAPTLAAPVQAEPGQLSNIVQLSEFAAIRETLAACGGSRTETAKRLGISERTLRYRLAKAREQGEDLVRRISA, encoded by the coding sequence ATGCAGACCATCTTTCCGTCGGCAGCAGTCCTTCGCCAGAATTATGCGCTGGTTTCGGCGCTTCGCTCGCAGGGATTCACGATCGGCGCGGCCGACAAGGTGAAGCCGATGCCCGGCGATCTGTTCATGATCGTCGAGGGCGAAGCGCCCCCGGTCTCTGCCCGCACCCTGGTGCTGGCCGACGGCCCGGTCGCGGCGATCCCGTTCCATGACGGTAATCCCGCGCGCCTGTCCTATGGCGCCGATGACACCGCCGTCGCGACCGGCTTTGCCAGCGCGATGCTGCGCGGCGCGCATGCTCCGGTCGCGGCCGACCCCGAAAGCCTGGCGCTCTACGCGCTGGCCGAACGCGTCGCCGCCGCCGACATCACCGTGCTGATCAACGGCCCGACCGGCACCGGCAAGGAAGTGCTGGCCAAGGCGATCCATATGGGTAGCACTCGCCGCGACGGCCCGTTCATCGCGGTCAATTGCGCGGCCTTGCCCGAAACCATGCTCGAAGCCTTGCTGTTCGGGCATCAGAAGGGCGCGTTCACCGGTGCGAATGCGGCGGGCGAAGGCTTTTTCCGCGCGGCCAATGGCGGCACATTGCTGCTCGACGAAGTCGCCGAAATGCCGCTGGCGCTGCAGGCCAAATTGCTCCGCGCATTGCAGGAGCGCGAAGTCGTTCCGATCGGGGCGACCGCAGCCGAGAAGATCGACGTCCGCGTCATCGCTTGCGCCAACCGCGATCTCCAGACCGAGGTGATGGAAGGCCGCTTCCGTGCCGATCTTTACTACCGCCTGTCGGTCTTCCCGCTGTCGACCAAGCCGCTGGCCGAGCGTCCGGGCGATGTCGCCGCGCTCGCCGCCGCGATGGTGCTGCGCCACGCTGGCCCGCGCGGTCAACTCCCGTGGGTGACGCGCGAGGCGCTGGCGGTGCTCCAGGCGCATGACTGGCCGGGCAATGTCCGCGAGCTGGAGAACGTGATCCAGCGTGCGCTGCTGCTGTGCATGGGCGACGCGATCACGCCCGATCACCTGATCTTCGACCGCGCGCCGACGCTGGCCGCGCCGGTGCAGGCCGAACCCGGCCAGCTCAGCAACATCGTCCAGCTCAGCGAATTCGCGGCGATCCGCGAGACGCTGGCAGCATGCGGCGGAAGCCGGACCGAGACCGCCAAGCGGCTCGGCATCTCGGAACGCACGCTGCGCTACCGCCTCGCCAAGGCGCGCGAGCAAGGCGAGGATCTTGTCCGGAGGATTAGCGCATGA